Proteins encoded by one window of Methanobacterium sp. CWC-01:
- the arfB gene encoding 2-amino-5-formylamino-6-ribosylaminopyrimidin-4(3H)-one 5'-monophosphate deformylase, producing MVKLRYSSGNILSPYVHKIGVLALGSHLENHGAALPIDTDSKIAAYIALQASLRTGTAFLGILYAATEYSYVKHGVHLEPLELVERQLKPTLRTAKKCLQLEKIILINGHGGNVPIIDYLKDVEEDLGLHISFNNRIVEIEGPHAGTGELSMGEFLGITDHKRLEEHCNVGKYPEFCMIGLEEARKADDGIDRGAREAEGKYIRVDPELGKSLLEEAIGDVVKDIKSLIEV from the coding sequence ATGGTAAAACTGAGATACTCTTCAGGAAATATCTTATCACCCTATGTACATAAAATAGGCGTGTTAGCCCTTGGTTCACACCTGGAAAACCATGGAGCCGCGTTACCAATAGATACGGACTCAAAAATAGCGGCCTATATTGCACTCCAGGCATCCCTACGGACCGGAACTGCATTTTTAGGGATATTATATGCCGCCACCGAATACAGCTATGTTAAACATGGCGTGCACCTGGAACCCCTGGAACTGGTGGAAAGACAGCTTAAACCCACCCTCCGTACCGCTAAAAAGTGTCTGCAACTGGAAAAAATCATACTAATCAATGGACATGGAGGTAACGTGCCCATAATAGATTATTTGAAAGATGTTGAAGAAGATTTAGGACTCCATATTAGTTTTAACAATCGTATCGTCGAGATTGAAGGTCCGCATGCCGGAACCGGGGAACTGTCCATGGGAGAGTTCCTGGGAATTACGGATCACAAAAGACTGGAAGAACACTGTAACGTGGGAAAGTATCCTGAATTCTGTATGATTGGACTTGAAGAAGCAAGAAAGGCTGATGATGGAATCGATAGAGGGGCAAGAGAGGCGGAGGGGAAATATATCCGGGTAGACCCGGAACTGGGCAAATCTTTACTGGAAGAGGCTATTGGGGATGTGGTTAAAGATATCAAGAGTCTGATTGAAGTTTGA
- a CDS encoding DEAD/DEAH box helicase: MIILRKKNRIVELFPIGSSKGALNQRRQPLFYAYLKLRRVKGQLKIHRFVVQKDKEMILPPSEAVKILRKQNVFLVGDDPEVEELMESLHLKYRKTSICRHCTFTGHITLLEREKSYRYHKDNICLICAEEEIKRELKNHSFDLKMFPTFRRILYRTGDLEKVLKMFDPRFNPLEERKLTLYDRIAGSGDGKNLKVSMDQLDIPDNFKAILKKQGTHLLPVQVLAVNAGLLAGENLLVVSATASGKTLIGELAGIPRAMKGGKFLYLSPLVALANQKYRDFRKRYGNLGLRVSIRVGMSRIKAREELSLPEGKVEDSDIIVGTYEGLDFLLRAGRASELGNLSTVVVDEIHMLGDEDRGPRLKGLIQRLRFLFPNLQIIGLSATVGNNREIAYKFGMKLVEYSKRPVPLERHLIFARTEEDKNHWMTQLTRSEFQNRSKKGFHGQSIIFTNSRRKTHLIADYLVKRGIKAAAYHAGLSYSKKNRIEKEFGDQKISTVVTTAALAAGVDFPASQVIFESLNMGREMLTPNEFSQMMGRAGRPSYHDQGKVYLIPEVGRKYGEDNEEKMAITLLDSGVESIHVQYSEAGLVEQVLADVCARGPSKISEISKGYEKDEIPLAMATVWDILLDQRLIKDKKGQVSPTAYGRAVSMSFLNYHDALYIQGKFKKTRPLEIALKLEPFESAYLSSRITNKLGRVLKINMSSRLFADSTLDIISSGDTLVKLEPNFRERILNMQMEFFSCKCKERPFCGCFQRELSRRIVRQRLNKEDPADISRKLLRNFEIHAYAGDIFSWLDSLIRMLEAIERISMAFGKNNVVKECRRLIRRIEN, encoded by the coding sequence ATGATAATCCTGCGGAAAAAAAATAGGATTGTGGAACTTTTCCCAATAGGAAGTTCTAAGGGTGCCTTAAACCAAAGACGCCAACCCTTATTTTATGCATATTTAAAACTTCGGCGGGTTAAAGGCCAGTTGAAGATTCACCGTTTCGTGGTACAGAAAGATAAGGAAATGATTTTACCTCCCTCCGAGGCAGTAAAAATCCTTAGAAAACAGAACGTTTTTCTGGTGGGAGATGACCCGGAAGTTGAGGAGTTAATGGAATCTTTACACCTAAAATACCGAAAGACCAGCATATGCCGGCACTGCACCTTCACCGGCCACATAACCTTACTGGAACGTGAAAAATCCTATCGTTACCATAAGGATAATATCTGCCTTATTTGTGCCGAGGAAGAGATAAAAAGGGAGCTGAAGAATCATTCCTTTGATTTAAAGATGTTTCCCACCTTCCGTAGGATTCTCTACCGCACCGGGGATCTGGAGAAGGTTCTTAAAATGTTTGACCCCAGATTCAACCCCCTGGAGGAACGTAAGCTCACCCTCTATGACCGGATAGCCGGGAGTGGGGATGGAAAAAATCTTAAAGTGAGTATGGATCAGCTGGATATTCCCGATAATTTTAAGGCCATCTTAAAAAAACAGGGCACTCATCTTCTCCCGGTCCAGGTCCTGGCAGTCAATGCCGGACTTCTAGCAGGAGAAAACCTGCTGGTGGTCTCGGCCACAGCCAGCGGAAAAACACTAATCGGGGAGTTGGCCGGCATACCTAGAGCCATGAAGGGGGGAAAGTTCCTGTACCTCTCTCCCCTGGTAGCGTTAGCCAACCAGAAGTATCGGGATTTCCGGAAAAGATACGGGAATCTGGGCCTAAGAGTGTCTATCAGGGTGGGTATGAGTCGTATCAAGGCACGTGAAGAATTATCTTTACCGGAAGGTAAAGTGGAAGATTCTGATATCATAGTGGGAACCTATGAGGGTCTGGATTTTCTTTTACGGGCTGGCCGGGCATCTGAGCTGGGCAATCTGTCTACGGTGGTAGTAGATGAGATCCACATGCTGGGAGATGAGGATCGTGGCCCCCGCCTTAAGGGACTTATACAGAGGCTTCGCTTTCTGTTTCCAAATCTTCAGATAATTGGCCTCTCAGCCACGGTGGGTAACAACCGGGAAATTGCCTATAAATTTGGAATGAAACTGGTGGAATACTCTAAACGGCCGGTTCCCCTGGAAAGACATCTAATATTCGCCCGCACCGAGGAGGATAAGAACCATTGGATGACCCAACTAACCAGATCAGAATTTCAGAACCGTTCCAAGAAAGGATTCCACGGTCAAAGCATAATATTCACCAACTCCCGGCGAAAAACTCATCTGATAGCAGATTACTTGGTTAAAAGAGGAATTAAGGCCGCAGCTTACCATGCTGGACTCTCTTATTCTAAAAAAAATAGAATAGAAAAAGAATTTGGGGATCAAAAAATATCTACGGTGGTCACCACCGCTGCTCTGGCTGCTGGAGTTGATTTCCCTGCGTCCCAGGTCATATTCGAGAGTCTCAATATGGGTCGGGAGATGCTGACTCCCAACGAATTTTCCCAGATGATGGGTCGGGCTGGTCGTCCCAGCTACCACGACCAGGGCAAGGTCTACCTCATACCCGAAGTAGGGAGAAAATATGGGGAGGATAACGAGGAAAAAATGGCAATAACTCTCTTAGATAGTGGTGTAGAATCCATTCACGTCCAGTACAGCGAAGCTGGATTGGTGGAACAGGTGCTAGCTGATGTTTGTGCCAGGGGGCCTTCCAAGATTTCTGAAATCTCTAAAGGATATGAAAAAGATGAAATTCCCCTGGCAATGGCTACGGTCTGGGATATTCTACTGGACCAGAGATTAATAAAAGATAAAAAGGGTCAAGTGTCACCTACCGCCTATGGTAGGGCGGTTTCCATGTCATTTCTCAACTATCATGATGCTCTTTACATCCAGGGGAAGTTCAAAAAGACCAGACCATTGGAAATAGCCCTGAAGTTAGAACCATTTGAGAGCGCATACCTCTCAAGTCGGATAACTAATAAACTAGGCCGGGTTCTTAAGATAAACATGTCATCCCGGTTATTCGCGGATTCCACCCTGGACATCATATCTTCTGGAGATACACTGGTCAAACTGGAACCTAACTTCCGGGAGCGTATCCTGAATATGCAGATGGAGTTTTTTTCTTGTAAATGTAAGGAACGACCATTTTGTGGTTGTTTCCAACGAGAACTGTCCCGGAGAATCGTCAGGCAGCGCTTGAATAAGGAAGACCCGGCGGATATAAGCCGTAAACTCTTGCGTAACTTTGAAATACATGCCTATGCCGGAGACATCTTCAGCTGGCTGGACAGCCTCATCCGGATGCTGGAAGCCATCGAAAGGATATCTATGGCATTTGGAAAAAATAATGTGGTTAAAGAATGCAGAAGACTTATCAGAAGGATTGAAAATTGA
- a CDS encoding LSm family protein, which translates to MSGQKNVNTSRPLDVLGRSLNSQVLIKLKGGREFRGVLESFDMHMNLVLNDAEKLEDGESTTRLGVVLIRGDNIVYISPG; encoded by the coding sequence GTGAGTGGACAGAAGAATGTTAACACTTCCCGACCACTGGATGTTTTAGGTAGATCACTAAACTCCCAGGTCCTCATTAAATTGAAAGGTGGACGTGAATTCAGGGGAGTTCTAGAAAGCTTTGACATGCATATGAATCTGGTCTTAAATGACGCTGAAAAATTAGAAGATGGAGAATCAACCACCCGTCTAGGAGTGGTACTCATTCGAGGCGATAACATCGTCTACATATCACCCGGATAG
- the purF gene encoding amidophosphoribosyltransferase has product MQDKCGIVGAYSLNKLKNVSRDIYYGLYALQHRGQESAGISSHNGNQMCTYRGMGLVCDVFNNGNVEDLKGHVGIGHVRYSTTGKSLLENSQPFVAEFDSGKISVAHNGDIINSPELRQELEKKGIQFCSTTDSEVLCHLLTGEYRNTGDMVESVKNVSKRLVGSYSLVILLNDDLIVVRDPIGIKPLAMGKINQTTLVASETVAFDAIGASYVRDVEPGEILLINDEIKSYQMPRDKNIPRAHCMFEYVYFARPDSILDGRSVYNVRLNIGKSLARQYPVEADVVMPVPDSAITAAIGYSRESGLPYGEGLIKNRYVGRTFIMPTQEERENSVRLKMNPIRSELEGKRIVIVDDSIVRGTTSKALVDVIRDAGVEEIHLRIGCPPIISPCYYGIAMATKKELIASDKKVEEIRKTLGVDSLGYLSAEALVECIGIKKDELCMGCLTGDYPTDLPDNIADYEACRC; this is encoded by the coding sequence GTGCAAGATAAATGTGGTATTGTAGGTGCTTATTCTCTTAATAAGTTGAAAAATGTATCTAGAGATATTTATTACGGACTCTACGCCCTGCAGCATCGGGGTCAGGAATCTGCAGGCATATCATCCCATAACGGTAATCAAATGTGCACTTATCGTGGGATGGGATTGGTCTGTGATGTTTTCAACAATGGAAATGTGGAAGATCTGAAGGGTCATGTGGGAATAGGGCATGTGCGGTACTCTACCACGGGTAAATCTCTATTAGAAAATTCACAGCCTTTTGTGGCTGAATTTGATTCAGGAAAAATTTCGGTGGCCCACAATGGGGATATAATTAACTCTCCAGAGCTTCGCCAGGAGTTGGAAAAGAAAGGGATTCAATTTTGCTCCACTACCGACTCCGAGGTCTTGTGCCATCTTTTAACCGGGGAGTACCGGAATACCGGGGATATGGTGGAGTCTGTTAAAAACGTTTCAAAACGACTTGTAGGTTCATACTCTCTGGTGATCCTATTAAATGATGATCTGATTGTGGTTCGTGATCCTATTGGTATAAAACCACTGGCCATGGGGAAAATAAATCAAACCACCCTGGTGGCCTCAGAAACAGTTGCTTTTGATGCTATAGGTGCCAGCTACGTTCGGGATGTTGAACCTGGTGAAATACTACTTATAAACGATGAAATTAAGAGTTACCAGATGCCTCGGGATAAGAATATTCCACGAGCCCATTGCATGTTCGAATATGTTTATTTTGCCCGTCCAGACAGCATCTTAGACGGACGTTCAGTCTACAACGTGAGACTAAACATTGGGAAATCCCTGGCCCGACAGTACCCGGTGGAGGCTGATGTGGTTATGCCTGTTCCGGACTCGGCCATCACTGCCGCCATAGGATATTCACGGGAGTCAGGATTACCATACGGTGAAGGCCTTATCAAAAACCGTTACGTGGGCCGAACTTTTATTATGCCCACCCAGGAAGAACGAGAGAACTCAGTTCGTCTTAAAATGAACCCCATACGTTCTGAACTGGAGGGTAAACGTATCGTAATAGTGGATGACAGTATTGTCAGGGGAACCACTTCCAAAGCCCTGGTGGACGTGATTCGTGATGCAGGAGTGGAAGAAATTCATCTCCGAATAGGATGTCCGCCTATCATTTCCCCCTGTTACTATGGCATTGCCATGGCCACCAAAAAGGAGCTGATTGCCTCGGATAAGAAGGTGGAAGAAATCCGGAAAACCCTGGGAGTTGATTCCTTGGGATATTTAAGT
- the larC gene encoding nickel insertion protein, producing the protein MLLMTTVDDLPAEGLPYIIERVLAAGANNIHVLNAITKKGRIEYIIFVDVNRTQLDDISSLLALEFGTLGIKIIHAEHLALPYEVKSTKVRFKAGKVQSESEVRIKYLVQNKSELLSLKAEYEDIRTIALDLASKGIKISLSKLKTIIEAEAYKKMLHDSDVIVEVTDVNLEIE; encoded by the coding sequence ATGCTCCTGATGACCACGGTAGATGATCTGCCAGCTGAAGGCTTGCCTTATATTATCGAAAGAGTTCTGGCAGCTGGAGCTAATAATATACATGTTTTAAATGCGATTACCAAGAAAGGGAGGATAGAATACATAATTTTTGTGGACGTTAATAGAACCCAACTTGATGATATTTCCTCCCTACTTGCTCTTGAGTTTGGGACATTAGGGATTAAAATTATCCATGCTGAACATTTAGCCCTTCCTTACGAAGTGAAGTCCACAAAAGTTAGGTTTAAAGCAGGAAAGGTGCAGTCAGAATCAGAAGTACGTATAAAATATTTAGTACAAAATAAAAGTGAATTGTTGTCCCTTAAAGCAGAATATGAGGACATAAGGACCATTGCCCTTGATCTTGCCTCTAAAGGGATTAAAATATCGCTATCAAAACTGAAAACAATAATAGAAGCGGAAGCTTATAAAAAAATGTTACATGATTCGGATGTGATTGTAGAAGTTACTGATGTAAATCTTGAAATTGAATAA
- a CDS encoding Mur ligase family protein, whose product MMRDTKIMVVGAGNAGRPAAQLLNYVGNEIRLIDQKSYSELPQKAQDQLENLESSGITLELGEDPNESIKWAEAVFISPNIPDNALIRDLIRKEQNNRDLKEINTADIGRILNSLVKMPIVGVAGTDGKTTTTNMIFHCFNRAYNPLLFSSLQDSLVIEGLIRLIVSDTENFDLAVIELPHGTIRMTEGLEIAVGVVTNMTPDHMEEFDSYSDYIQRNLSIKDLLHENGILVVNGDDPILSQAHLDDYETIYYGLNQPKTIEYDGEVYKSTGKTRFNLVADQIKDKGMFGSEFRVKIFKIPTLICENCNEISCECGDFKRKYTDYQTTNIKISLPSTFNIENTLATIATTLAWGYDLETAKACVESFTNLKGRFEKIGTVNNVDVYLDAAHNPDSIEMLLSSLKVEGRLIVTLDNPDTLTIRNKFKIGQILGEYADILMVSAKNETTKMVDTDAAEEVLRGANLSDQSMTLDVEEAIKQALQKAVKGDLIIHMGPGVVNEYQNVKNDILKALFPM is encoded by the coding sequence ATGATGAGGGACACCAAAATAATGGTAGTAGGTGCAGGTAATGCGGGAAGACCTGCGGCTCAGCTTTTAAACTACGTGGGAAATGAAATTAGATTAATAGACCAAAAAAGTTACTCTGAACTTCCCCAGAAGGCACAAGATCAGTTAGAAAACCTTGAATCCAGTGGAATTACTTTAGAACTTGGAGAAGATCCCAATGAAAGTATAAAATGGGCTGAGGCAGTTTTCATCTCACCAAACATTCCTGATAATGCTTTAATTCGCGATTTAATCAGGAAAGAGCAGAACAATAGGGATCTGAAAGAAATAAACACTGCTGATATTGGTCGTATCCTAAATTCCCTGGTAAAGATGCCCATTGTGGGAGTGGCTGGAACTGATGGGAAAACCACCACCACCAACATGATTTTTCATTGTTTTAACCGGGCATATAATCCGCTTCTTTTCTCATCACTACAGGATTCTCTGGTTATTGAGGGGTTAATCCGATTAATAGTATCTGATACTGAGAACTTTGACCTGGCTGTTATAGAACTTCCCCATGGCACAATCCGGATGACTGAGGGACTGGAAATAGCGGTGGGGGTGGTTACCAACATGACTCCCGATCATATGGAAGAATTCGACTCTTACTCTGATTACATTCAAAGAAATTTGTCCATCAAAGATCTGTTACATGAAAATGGAATTCTGGTGGTGAATGGTGATGACCCCATCCTTAGCCAGGCCCATCTGGATGATTATGAAACCATTTATTATGGGCTTAATCAACCCAAAACTATTGAATACGATGGTGAAGTTTACAAAAGCACTGGTAAAACAAGATTTAACTTAGTAGCGGATCAGATCAAAGATAAGGGCATGTTTGGATCAGAATTCAGGGTAAAAATTTTCAAAATACCCACCCTAATCTGTGAAAACTGTAACGAAATTAGCTGTGAATGTGGAGATTTCAAAAGAAAATACACTGATTACCAAACTACTAATATAAAAATAAGTCTTCCTAGCACCTTTAATATTGAAAATACCCTGGCCACCATAGCCACGACTCTGGCCTGGGGGTATGATCTGGAAACAGCAAAAGCTTGTGTGGAAAGTTTCACCAACCTAAAGGGACGTTTTGAGAAAATTGGTACCGTGAATAATGTTGACGTATATCTAGACGCTGCCCACAATCCAGATAGTATCGAGATGCTTTTAAGCAGTTTAAAGGTTGAGGGCAGGCTTATCGTTACCCTGGATAATCCCGACACCCTAACCATACGTAATAAATTTAAAATTGGACAAATTCTGGGCGAATACGCCGATATTTTAATGGTCAGTGCTAAAAATGAGACCACCAAAATGGTTGATACCGATGCCGCAGAAGAAGTCCTCAGAGGCGCTAACCTAAGTGACCAATCCATGACCCTGGATGTAGAGGAGGCCATAAAGCAAGCACTGCAAAAGGCAGTTAAGGGTGATTTAATTATCCATATGGGTCCCGGTGTGGTTAACGAATACCAAAATGTTAAAAATGATATTTTAAAGGCCTTATTTCCGATGTGA
- a CDS encoding toprim domain-containing protein, which translates to MDMRNPIDVRIIVEGASDVENVSRALQNIALGAEYHITISSIVPTTSPEIAKKAVGGADIVLIATDVDAPGRELAEKFQKTLRGEVGHVERMKLPFGHDVEYIDPAIIRREIKNAIIRSGLIAIANINRFQDVKDKLRRSEDTIKEIQKENEELLLLNEKLVYQNQELSSSQELLESKLKSLKEEFKVLKQKYADTKNKHSMLLNKNLFETFPIQKLWKEEFNEDLTVEEQVIFITSEFKPDNILMGQGYIAAPSKKEATEWLKVIRTVLIFYDSKLEDLKEEMEEDKLSLHLLKE; encoded by the coding sequence ATGGACATGAGAAACCCCATCGACGTGCGTATCATTGTGGAAGGAGCGTCCGACGTGGAAAACGTCTCCCGGGCCCTGCAAAACATTGCCCTGGGAGCAGAGTACCACATCACCATCTCCTCCATTGTACCTACCACCAGTCCTGAAATTGCCAAAAAGGCAGTTGGTGGGGCCGACATAGTATTGATAGCTACTGATGTAGACGCACCCGGCAGGGAACTGGCTGAAAAGTTCCAGAAAACCCTCCGGGGAGAGGTGGGGCATGTAGAACGCATGAAACTACCCTTTGGACACGATGTGGAATACATCGATCCAGCCATCATTCGTAGGGAGATAAAAAACGCCATTATTCGTTCGGGGCTCATCGCCATTGCCAACATAAACCGTTTTCAGGACGTTAAGGATAAACTGCGCCGATCTGAAGACACCATCAAAGAAATTCAGAAAGAGAATGAAGAACTCTTACTTTTAAACGAAAAACTGGTTTATCAAAACCAGGAATTATCATCCTCCCAGGAACTCTTAGAATCCAAGTTAAAAAGTCTGAAGGAGGAATTCAAGGTTTTAAAACAGAAATATGCTGATACAAAAAACAAACACAGCATGCTGCTTAACAAAAACCTTTTCGAAACTTTTCCTATACAAAAACTCTGGAAAGAAGAATTTAATGAAGATTTGACTGTAGAAGAACAGGTTATCTTCATCACCAGCGAATTCAAGCCGGATAATATTCTGATGGGTCAGGGGTACATTGCTGCTCCATCCAAAAAAGAAGCAACCGAGTGGTTGAAGGTTATTCGCACGGTCCTAATTTTTTATGATTCTAAACTGGAGGATCTTAAGGAAGAAATGGAGGAAGATAAACTCAGCCTTCACCTTCTTAAGGAATAA
- a CDS encoding RNA-binding protein, whose translation MRIKKRYHLKKKYLKKVKEKLGIYSDLLPANAQIEMLETDVEDLILVDGEPLIMILDGEPYPALKGVLQRSLESHYVVVDMGAVKFVAKGADVMSPGIVEADPQIQEGDIVVIIEETHRKPLCIGRALISGDEMVKNQQGKAVKTLHYVGDKIWNLEV comes from the coding sequence TTGAGAATAAAAAAACGTTACCACCTTAAAAAGAAATACCTCAAAAAGGTAAAGGAAAAACTTGGCATTTACTCTGACCTCCTACCGGCCAATGCACAGATAGAAATGTTAGAGACCGACGTGGAAGACCTTATATTGGTAGATGGCGAACCCTTAATAATGATACTTGACGGAGAACCTTATCCTGCCCTTAAAGGAGTTCTACAACGTTCTTTAGAATCTCATTACGTGGTGGTGGATATGGGTGCTGTGAAATTCGTGGCTAAAGGTGCAGATGTCATGTCCCCCGGTATCGTGGAAGCCGACCCCCAAATACAAGAAGGCGATATAGTGGTCATCATTGAAGAAACCCACAGAAAACCTCTATGTATAGGTCGTGCCCTTATTTCTGGAGACGAGATGGTGAAAAACCAGCAGGGTAAAGCGGTGAAGACACTGCACTATGTGGGGGATAAGATCTGGAATTTAGAAGTTTAA
- a CDS encoding 50S ribosomal protein L37e, with protein MKGTPSFGKRNKKTHIRCRRCGKNSYNARKKYCAACGFGRSSRIRTYNWQNKKLNGYRLK; from the coding sequence ATGAAAGGTACACCCTCATTTGGTAAGCGTAACAAAAAAACCCACATACGATGCCGTAGGTGTGGTAAAAACTCTTACAATGCCAGGAAAAAGTACTGTGCTGCCTGTGGATTTGGAAGATCCAGCAGAATACGCACTTACAACTGGCAGAACAAGAAACTCAATGGATACAGGTTGAAATAG
- a CDS encoding adenosylcobalamin-dependent ribonucleoside-diphosphate reductase, producing MKDGEQNSSVPELSFNALKVLERRYLLKDELGKIIETPQEMFRRVASFIAHVDLLYDKNTDVDRLEEDFYHLMANLEFLPNSPTLMNAGTSMNQLSACFVLPVPDSVEGIFNTLKYMALIHKSGGGVGFSFSNLRPQGDVVRSTKGIASGPLSFMRIFDVATEVIKQGGRRRGANMAIMNVNHPDVLDFIKAKEMEGPLSNFNLSVGVDDQFMQAVKEGEPYDLVNPRNQEVVKSLSAREVFDFMVEMAWKSGDPGIIFLDQINHTHPVSHLGRINATNPCGEQPLLDYESCNLGSVNLARMVKDGKFLWDKLDFVVKTAVHFLDNVIDANLFPLKEIETQSLKTRKLGLGVMGFAEMLIMMGIPYNTPKALEWARKIMRFISKNSREASAGLGTKRGSFPAFKGSKWHKEGFNAIRNATTTTIAPAGTLSIIAGVSSGIEPLFAVCYIREVMGGTQLLEVNGLFEKIARERGFYTTELMMKIARRHSLQGLNEVPPDIKNLFVTAHQMDPQWHVEIQAAFQEFVDNGVSKTVNLPGEASPQDVKAVFLLAHQLKCKGITVYRYGSREKQVLNIGANAKIMGHKMKHNLDNTIV from the coding sequence ATGAAAGATGGGGAACAGAATTCATCGGTTCCTGAACTTTCCTTCAATGCCTTGAAGGTCCTAGAGCGAAGGTATCTTCTGAAAGATGAACTTGGCAAGATTATTGAAACTCCCCAAGAGATGTTCAGACGTGTTGCCAGTTTTATAGCCCATGTGGATCTTCTTTACGATAAAAATACAGATGTAGATAGATTAGAAGAAGATTTTTATCATTTAATGGCTAATTTAGAATTTCTTCCCAACTCTCCCACCCTAATGAACGCCGGCACCTCAATGAATCAGTTATCAGCCTGTTTCGTCCTACCGGTACCTGATTCTGTGGAAGGCATCTTCAACACCCTGAAATATATGGCTCTAATCCATAAATCAGGAGGAGGGGTAGGATTTTCTTTTTCCAATCTAAGGCCACAAGGTGATGTGGTTAGATCAACAAAGGGTATTGCTTCCGGCCCCCTCTCATTCATGCGCATTTTTGACGTGGCCACTGAAGTAATAAAACAAGGTGGCAGGAGGAGAGGTGCAAATATGGCTATAATGAATGTCAACCACCCGGACGTATTGGATTTCATAAAGGCCAAGGAGATGGAAGGTCCACTATCCAATTTCAATCTTTCAGTGGGTGTTGATGATCAGTTCATGCAAGCTGTGAAAGAAGGTGAGCCCTACGACCTGGTGAACCCTAGAAACCAGGAGGTGGTAAAAAGCCTGTCTGCAAGGGAAGTCTTTGATTTCATGGTAGAAATGGCCTGGAAAAGTGGGGACCCCGGGATCATATTTTTAGACCAGATAAACCACACCCATCCTGTATCTCATCTAGGCCGGATCAATGCCACCAATCCCTGTGGGGAACAGCCCCTCCTCGATTATGAGTCCTGCAACTTGGGATCCGTGAATTTGGCCAGAATGGTTAAGGACGGCAAATTCTTGTGGGATAAACTTGATTTTGTGGTTAAAACTGCTGTTCATTTCCTGGATAATGTCATTGATGCCAACCTTTTTCCCTTAAAGGAGATAGAAACCCAGAGTTTAAAAACCAGGAAACTTGGTCTGGGAGTAATGGGGTTTGCCGAGATGCTCATCATGATGGGGATCCCCTACAACACTCCAAAAGCTCTGGAATGGGCCAGGAAAATTATGAGATTCATCAGTAAAAACAGCAGGGAAGCTTCGGCCGGACTTGGAACAAAGAGAGGATCTTTCCCAGCATTTAAGGGGAGTAAATGGCATAAAGAAGGTTTTAATGCCATTAGAAACGCAACTACCACGACTATCGCCCCTGCGGGTACTTTAAGCATAATTGCAGGCGTAAGCAGCGGAATAGAACCTCTCTTCGCGGTTTGTTATATAAGGGAAGTTATGGGGGGTACTCAACTTCTGGAAGTAAACGGGTTATTCGAGAAAATTGCCCGGGAAAGGGGATTCTACACTACAGAGCTTATGATGAAAATAGCTAGAAGGCACTCCCTACAGGGTTTAAACGAAGTCCCCCCTGATATTAAAAACTTATTTGTAACCGCCCATCAGATGGATCCGCAATGGCATGTGGAGATTCAAGCCGCTTTTCAAGAATTTGTAGACAATGGAGTTTCCAAAACAGTCAATCTCCCGGGTGAAGCATCACCCCAGGACGTTAAGGCTGTTTTTCTCTTGGCCCATCAACTTAAATGTAAAGGAATCACGGTTTATCGGTACGGGAGCAGAGAAAAACAAGTTCTAAACATAGGAGCCAATGCAAAAATAATGGGACATAAAATGAAGCATAATTTAGACAATACGATAGTATGA